The Melopsittacus undulatus isolate bMelUnd1 chromosome 9, bMelUnd1.mat.Z, whole genome shotgun sequence genomic interval TCTTGTGGCTGCATGGGGAGCAGGGTGGGGTGTGGAGCCACACGGGCTCCTCATCCTCTACCAAAACCTATAGggaccccccaaaacccctccTTGTCCCCGATCAGTGTGGGGTAACCCCATCTCTGCATCATGTCCCCCCTTTACATCACACCAAATCCTCTCCATCCCCAAATCCTGTctgtgtgcagggctggggtgaCACAGAGGGGAGCAACCCGCTGCCAGCCCCCCCGTGTCCCTGTCCCAACTGAGGATGGGCGGCCGTGGGGCGGTGGGGatgtgggaggaggagggttaGGCCAGGCTTTCCTTCCTGGCCAGCGCTCTGTGCTGCTATTACATCAACTCTGGTATTTCCAGTCCCTGCGGGGAGAAGGGAGGAGCGCGGGCGGgagcaaggaaaagcaaagtaTTGGGGGATGCAGGGAATTGGGGGGGGTTCCCCCCGGGGGGAATCAGGCCCTCTGGTAAGGACTGGTGCTGGATCCCCTGCGCCCAAGCTGGCATTGGCCcctggctccatccccagcttTGGGGCTGGGAATTGAAGCGGCAGAACcgggcggaggggggggggggggggggggggggggggaaggggaaaaggaaaaatctacACGTGGAAAACACACGTCCCTGCAGCCGGGATTTAAAGCAACAGGGAAGTGTCGGGCAGAGCAAGGGCAGCTCCAGGGGCACAGGGGTGGCTGGGTTGGGGTGTCCGCTCCAGCTTTTGAGGGCTGCCGTGGTGGAAGAtggagggaaggatggagggatgCTTTGTCCCAGCTTCATTTCTGTCCTGAAATACCCCCCTGTGGATGTGTCCCTCTGTGGTGTGGGGCTATAGAAAGGTGTGAGGGGAGGCAGGGGGTCCCTGGGGGGGGTGAAGTGACAtagccctgctgctgtgtttgcacaGACCCTTCGTCCTGTAATGTTGAGGAGCGATGGCCCCGGTGTGCTGATGGCTTGAGTGGGCTGGATCCAGCTGGCAGCAGGATTGGGGACCCCCTGGATTCACTCCTCACATCCCCCCTTTCTGTTTAGAATTCCCAGCCCTGTGTTGCTAACCGATCTCTGGCTTTATTCCTTGTTAAAACTCTTTTGTGCGGGATCTGGCCTCATTTAGGAGACAACATcaagggaaaacaaacccaaacaacaaactgTCACAAAGAGACCAGTTCTGGGgggaaactgcatttttttggCAGTTTCCCCTTTGAAACCTGTTGAAAGCTTCTGTGAAGGAGTGAAGGTGCTCACCCAGGCCCTCACCCTGGTATCAGGCCTTTGCGTGAGAGTCACCAGTGCGAAATGGGTCCCTTTAGGGGGAAATGGGGTCCTTGCAAGCGGTCAGAATTGCGTCGCGTTGCCCCATCAGGGCTTTCCACAAGCCCGACCCCTCTTTCGAAGCCGTTGTATAAGACCGAAACCAGCCGAATTAGACCCAAATCCTGAAGGTGTGCGCCGTGCCAGGCTGAAACAAAGTGGAAAAGCCAAACAAGTCAGGGGTTTTGTCCCGAATTGGATGCGTTTTGCGTGCAGCCAGCACCTCGCCGCCCTTCCTCCCGGCCCCTGGAGGGCAGGATCCGTGCCGGAGGCGGTTTCCTAGGACCAAAACCCGCCGTTTTCCCCCCAAATGTTTGAAGGCGTGTATCATTCcagggtttaaaaaaaaccgTGTAAAACAACCCCAAATTCCGGGGTTTCATCCGGAGCGGAAGCCTCGTACCTCGGGGCCGGCACCCTGCAGCGCTTCCTCCCGGCTCCCGAGGGCAGGATCGGTGCCGGAGGCGGTTCCTAGGACCCGGCAGCGCCGCTTCCCCGTCCCCGGTCCCCGCCGCTCCCCCCGCCGGTAGCGCGGCCGCTGCGCCGGGCCCGGAGCCGCTGGGCCGGGGCTGGCGGCGGCGCTCCCGGGATGGCCCGGCGGGGAGCGTGGGGGCTGTGGGCAGCGCTGGGCTGCGGGCTGTGCCTGCTGGCGGccgggcagcagcagcaggcggGCGGCGGGCAGCCGTGGAGGCAGCTGATCCAGTGGGAGAACAACGGCCGCGTTTACAGCCTGCTGAACAGCGGCGCCGAGTACGTACCGGCGGGGCAGGAGAGACCCGGGGGGAACCGGTTGCTGCTGGCGGGAGCGGTGACCGGCGGAGCGGGCAGCGTCCGGAGGCAGGCACCGGCCGCACCGCCGCGCCCGGGCTCCGAGACGGTTCGGGGGCAGACGCGGCACCCGTTCGGCTTCGGGCAGGTGCCCGACAATTGGCGTGAGGGACCGGTGGGCGACAGCACCGCTTCGCAGCGGGTCCGGCCTGCTGGCCGCTCCCGCCAaccttcctcctcatcctcatcctcctccttcgCCTTCGCCTCCGCCGGGCAGCCCGCGTACCCCCAGTTCCCCTTCGCCCCCCAGTACGAGCCCTACGAGGCCCCCCGGGTGTACGACGAGGCGTACACCTATTACCgcagcaccggcaccggcgGGGCGGCCGTGGCTTCGGCGGCGGCGGGCGCCAGCGTGGTGTACCCCTTTCAACCCCGGCAACGCTACGAGGACTACGGGGAGGAGCAGAGCCCCTATAGAGCCCAGGGGTACTACCCGGCGGCAGAACGCCCCTACGTGCCCGCCGCCCCGCAGCCGATCGATGGGCTGGACCGCCGGTATTCCCATAGCCTGTACCACGATGCGGGCGGCTCGCCGGAGCAGGGCAGCCCGGACTCGTACGGCAACCAGCAACCCGGCGGGCTCGGCATCGCCTCGGCGGATAACCTCCAGCATCCACCCGGGACCGGGTACGGGGGGCAGTACCCACCCTACGAGCAGCAGCCGCCGTTCCGGGCACTGGAGCCTTATGGGGTCCCCCGACCCGAGCCCTACCTGCCTGCCAGGAACCCCGAGATACCACAAGCCGTCCCTGATAGCCAAGCCCGGGTCAGCGTGGGAAGCGTCTACAGGCCCAGCCATGGTGGACGGGGTGAGTTTAGGGGGGCCCTGGGGTGTGTGGCAGCTCCCCGGGGTGTGATGATGCTCTGGGGCACCTAAGGGAGAAGGTATCCCTGAAGGCAGAGCCTTCTGCATCTATGGCTGGTGCCAGCTGCTCTCCAAGGATGCTGTCTACGGGGGCAAATGTGGCCCAGGGCCCACCGTGGGACTGTTGGGGATTCTACATATTTTGGGAATGATGTTTGAGGTGGTGAAAAaccagggaggaaagggaaggggtgCGAAGGAGCAAGTCCTGGTAGGGCTTGGGGTGGGTCTATGCTGTGTTCCAGGTCATCCCATCTTCATGGggtggggctgtgctgtgggatAGGGGAGACACTGGTTGTGGggtggagctgtgctgtgtcCCAGGCCATCCTGTGCCCAAGCCATCCTGTGTCCCAGGCCATCCTGCCTTCTGGGGGGCCATATACCACGTCTCAGGTCATCCTGTATCTGTGGGGTGTCTGGATGACATGTGTTGGGGTAACACCATGCTTCTGGAGTAGGATAGTGTGTCCTGGGTCATGCTGTGCATGCTCGCTTCCCAGGTGGGTCCCTGCTGCCTTGCCTGGAGCTGATTGTCCCTGTGGATGCATCGGTGTGCAGCAAGGGACCAAGGTCACAGCAGGGACACCGTCATTGCATGTCCTACTGACCCTGATCCTGATGAAATCCAGTGGCTTTTGGCTGAGTCTTGCCCAGTGTTTTTTTGCTCCATGATGGAATTGGAAGCAAAGCTGGAGGGcatgaggagcagcagcctggggaaTCTGTTCCTGGTCTCTCCCTTGAGAAACACATCTCAGCTGGAGCCTCTGACCCGTCTGACTCCATGACCCagccagccccatccctgctttCTGAGAAAGCCCCATTCCCAAGGGGAAGCGTTtgtcccagccctgccccattgCGTGTGAGTGAGCAAACACAGTGAGAGCAGCCGGGTCAGCGCGAGGTCCGGCCGGCCCCACTGCAGCCGTGTGGGAAAAGAGCTTGGGATCAGGGTTTATGAGGAGCGGTTCTTCCTCTGGATCTCTGAATCTCTGCCTGTactgctgggagcagctgctcctgcagagtGAGGGATGTGGGGGTGAGGGATGTGAggatgagggatgcaggggcaagggatggagggatgagggatgcagggatgagggATGCTAGCAGTCCTGTGTCTCTGGGGATGGCTGCCCTGCAGATGACCTGAGGCAACAGAGGGAAATGGGAAGATGCCTGCCAAGCTTAGCACCTTCCTGTTGGCAAAGGCTGTGTCCTTCAAGGATCTCTGGAAGCTGGGCCAGGAGGTGATGGTCCTGTGGCTCTGCCCAGGGTTTTGGGGTGGACAGCCCTCATTGTTGACCATCAATGGGACAGTGACCTCCGGGTGCAGGAGCCCCCCAGCCTCTTTCTTCAGAAGGGAATAAAGAGCATCTGAGCAGCCCAGGGAGGTGAGTCCCTGGGGCCACCCCATTGCCTGGCCTCTCCTCTGGGTcacctgctgctctgtgcagccaaACATTGTCATCTCTTGGAGGCCCGAAGACCCCTCCTCCGCAGGGCCACCCTTCAGGCAGCCTCCTTAATTGGACAAAACACTTTATAAAGCCGGATCAGATGGTAATTATGCACCTTAAGATCTTTAAGAGCCTCCTAATCCCAGCTGGCTCCACCAGGAATGTGCGGCATTCCTGGCCTCTCGCTGGGGCACCTGGGGGTTAATTAAGCAATTAGATCCCACCGGCTTTTATGAGGCTTTTTATTTGGGCTGGTGGGAGCATGGTGGATTCCTCAATCCAAACCAGGCCATGAAGATGTCTtggaagaggagagggaaggaaagggaaggaaggatagggaaaagggaagaggaaagggaagaaagatggagaaggatgaaggaaatcttttccagccctaaaTCTGTAGGTGGCCAGGTCATGGTGGAGGTGGGAGAGGAGCATCTCCCATGGCTTCATCAATGGAGGGGGATAAATGCATCAGACCAGGTTTTTGCAAGGAGATGGGGACACCAAAAGTCATCACATCTCCTGCTCATGACTGCTGCAGAGGaaccccagcatcacccaggtcTTGCCCAGGGGCAGAATCATCTCATGCAAAGGAGGCCTTGGGTGGTGAAGGTGAAGTCCACGTGGCATCTAAGCCATCTAAGGGCAGGGAGCCCATCCCTGCTTGTGCAGTTCAGCCAAGGTGTCGGTTCCCACTGGTGCTCCCCATTCTCAACTGATCCCCAGGAGGCATCTCCAGGGGCTTCTTCACCCCACCCTGGACCCCcatcctctgcttccctttGTCTCCAGCAGGTTTCTCACCTTGCCCTCATGCAAATAGCTCACTGGGGTTGGTTCCTGAGTGGGAAGGTTTGGGGACATcccatggggtgatggggattTTGGTACTCACTAAGCTTGAGTCGCGGTGACACCTGAAGATGCTGGCACCCACGGATGAAGCACCTGGGCCAGGAGGTGTCAATCTGGCTGGGAAAGTCTCCCTTTTGTGAGCTTGGGAAcgggtttgggttggggttttttcctatcTTCAGGCATTTAGGAACCACTGCGGATCCTGAAAAGATTCAGTGGGGATGGGACAAAGACCTGTGTCAGGAGGTGCTGAAGGagggatgctatagggatgggatgggatggagagcTGTGTCAGGAGGTGCTGAAGGagggatgctatagggatgggatgggaggaagaGAGGTGTCAGGAAGTGCTGTAGGAGGGATGCTATGAGGATGAGATGAAGGGGTGCACCTCAGTCACTCGATttgtccccacatccccatccccactgctcaCAGCTACCCCTTTGGTGttccctccatccccagggCAGGGAGGCAGCCCTGCCAAGCACAGGGAGGGAAGCAGCCTCCCTCTTGGAAAACTCTTGGAGCTGGGATTTCTGGGCTGAGCCGGGCACACCTGCACAAACAGCGTTGGGGAGCGGGCCTGCCTCGATTTATTATTGCACTTTccatgggaatgggaaggaaatCTCCTCTGGCAGCTGCCAGGGGCAGCTGAGGGCCAgaggaggaaaaccaaacacCTCCTTGCTGTGGTTGTCCCACTGCGGAGGCGACCACGGGGGGCAGGAGATGCCAAAGTGCTGGCTCAGCAAAAAGCCTCAGGATGGGGACACTTTGGTGCCCTTGTTGTGACAAGGGGACATTTGCAGGGTGGTGAGGCCGGGTCCTGCCAAAGCGGTTTGACCCTTTGCTGAGGTGAAAACCAGGCCTGAGACCCTACAATAACAACGGGGCCATGCAGGGTGAGCTCCACAGTGGGGGAAACTCCAGCTTCCCATTGGGAAAGGAGTCGGGTTTCTCTCTGGAGCGTCCAAGAACTTATTCTAAACACCAGTGGGGAGGAAAAGCTGGTTTATAAACGATGGCAAATGTTCCTCTCGCGAGCGGGACGGGGCCAGGGCTCTTTCCCATCACTTTTGTTAGGATTCATGGTTTTAAGGATGGGGGAGAAGCTTTTccaagcccccccccccggtttcCCCCTGGTGTgtgcagcccccccccccccccccctcgggtATTACATCAGCAGCAATGACCAAGCAAGCGGGGCAGGAAACGAGCTCCAATGGAGTGACGTGATCCCTCGAGGGAAGGCAAGCCAAGAAACAAGGAGGCATTGTTCTTTTAGCCCAtagaaaaagagggagaaaaggggaggaaaaggggaaagaaaggggaaaagggaagctgGCCGGGTGTAAACAGAGGAGCTGGTGTGGCTGTAGCCCCCTGGTCTCTTGCAAGTGGATGGGGACATGAATAAGGACGATGAAGGgtgaggatggagatggggatgcaGAAGGGGATGAGGaacagggatgaggaggagaatgggGATGGAATGAGGAGTGAGGATGAtgttggggatggggatgaagatgggGATAAGGATGGTGAAGGGATGAGAATGGAGATGCTGAAGAGGATAAGGACAAGGGCTAGAATGGGGATGAACAGGATGATGGGGAGGAAGATGGGGATGAGGTTGTGGatagggatgaggatggagatggagaaggGGATGAagggtgaggatgaggatggggttGGGGATGAGGGGTGAGGATGAGGATTAGGGTGAACGTGGGGATGCAGAAAGGGATGAGAATGAGAACAAGGATGGGAATGGAGATTagagcagggatgaggatgggacaGGCTGGAAAGCTTGCAGGAAGGAGGGATGCTCATGGTAAGTAGAGGTTGCTATGGAGCAGGGCTTGGCTTTGCAGAGGGCTGTGaggagggaaactgaggctTGGAGTGCCTGGGAGCATCCCCACCCTCTTCCTCTATCCTGGTCCTTGAGGGACTGATTCCAGCTGCTTTCCAGGTTGGAAGCTGTGAAGGAGCCTTTGGGGGTGTGAAAGGGAGTTGTTGGGCTCTGTAATGCTTTTGGAAAGCAAGGCAGCCCTGGCTGGTTCCTGtggctgtgtctgtgtgtctacAGCTCACTTTGGGAGGTTCCTTTGGGAATTACAGGAGAGGAAGGATAATGGTgtgggaggggaggagatgGTGCTGGGGTTATCAGAGCCCCCACTTTCACCCTTATTTTGGAATGAAACCCAGGAAACAGGGCAGGAAATAGGGACCCTGCattcctggggggggggggggggtcatgTCACCCACTGTCCCTGCTGCCATAGGGGTGGGAGCTGGGGGGCTCAGGGGGACCCCAATAACCCTTTGCAGGGCAGCCAGGGCCGGGTGGAATCGCTTCCAGGAGGCCTGGTTGAGCAATCCCGCTACAGGAAAATGGAGGATTGGGATTTGCCAGCGGGAGCcaggggggagaggaggggaagggaggatcCGCAGCTTGGAATTGAAACAGCATGGGGGTGGCCCAAGCAAAACGTCCCCACGAGGCCAGGGCCGGCTGCTTCCAGAGGGGGCTGCTGCATCCCCAAGGGCTGttcccatcctcctgcaggtCTCCCCGACTTGGTGCCAGATCCCAACTACGTGCAAGCATCCACCTATGTGCAGCGAGCTCACCTGTACTCACTGCGCTGCGCTGCCGAGGAGAAGTGTCTGGCCAGGTAGGAGCAGCCGTGGGGCcagggggacatggggggacagagctgggagctggggtAAGGGGAGAGGTGGAGAGGAAGGATGTGAGGGTGCTTGGGGGATGTGttgatggggaggaggatggaggatggaggagaggggaaggaagggaaggatagggaaaaggaaggggaaaaggatgaagaatgaaggaaaaggatggaggagagaagggatggggaaaggaaaggacaggGAACAGGaaagtgggaagggaaggggaaggaggcgGAAGAGGAAGGATGGAGAAGTTAAAAAatagggaagaggaaagaggaaaggaaaagggaagggaagcatAGAAAgtagggaaggggaaagaaaaggtataaggaaagagaagaggaaaggaaactaaaagggaagggaaatggaagGGGAATGGAAAGGGAAGGGTAGAAAAGAGGGAGtggaaaaggggagagaagaatagagaaaagtaaaaggaaagggaatggggaggaaaatggagaaggaaaggggaaagaagaggaaagaagaaaggggaaggggatgAAGGATGAAGGAGAGGAGGGTAAAGGAGAGGAGAatgaaagagggaagggaaaagcaaagaactaAGAGAAGCTTGAtgcaaagcacagagcaaagcCAGGCCAAAGGGAGGTGTCTGGCGGGTGCTGCAGGGCCAGGACCTTCTCTCCTTGCCTTCTTCTTCCCCAATTCCCTTTTCCATGGAGGAAACGCCGGGGGTTTTCCTCCTCAGGGGCACGGGGGTATCCTGTTCCCAGGGGTGGGGGCCCAGAGGCCCTGACCCTGCTgtgtccccagcactgcctATACCCCTGAAACCACCGACTACGACGTGCGGGTGCTCCTGAGGTTTCCCCAGCGTGTGAAGAACCAAGGCACAGCCGACTTCCTGCCCAGCCGGCCCCGGCACAGCTGGGAATGGCACAGCTGCCACCAGTGAGTGTCCCAGGCCCCTCTGCCCATCCCAGTTTGGAGGCTTCCAAAAGGGCATTGTCCCCCTTCTGTGGCTTTGCCTTGAGatctcggggggggggggggggggcacctcGTTCACTTCTTTAGCCCTAAAGCCACCAAGCTCCTGCAATTAATAgaattatggaatcatagaatggattgaagggagcttaaagctcatccagttccaacccctgccacaggcagggacaccttccactggagcagcttgctccaagcccctgtgtccaacctggccttgaacactgccagggatggggcagccacagcttctctgggcaccttgttCCCATATGTCCGCAGGGAGGAAGCTTGGAAGCTGGTGTGGAGCCAGGGTTGATGGTGACCCCCCAAAATCACACCTGGGGAGGGAGGGTATGATGCCAttgggggtggggtggtggtggtgtcgCTCTGTCTgtcccttcttttccctccccaggCACTACCACAGCATGGATGAGTTCAGCCACTACGACCTGCTAGATGCCACCACGGGGCGGAAGGTGGCTGAGGGCCACAAGGCCAGCTTCTGCCTGGAGGACACCACCTGTGACTTCGGCAACCTGAAGCGTTATGCCTGCACAGCCCATACCCAGGTTCATTGTGGGGATGCTCAAGGAGCTCCTTGGAGTGTCATcatcccccctccctcccctcccccccaccagCACACCCTGAACCCCATTTTGTCCCTGCAGGGCTTGAGCCCGGGGTGCTACGACACCTACAACGCTGATATTGACTGCCAGTGGATCGATATAACCGATGTGCAGCCAGGGAATTATGTCCTAAAGGTGAATGGGGTTGTTGGGGGGAGACTTTTAGGGGCAAACAACACCAATTTGGGGTCACCTTGGGATCTTCTCAACCAaggggtgctcaggcattggaacaggctgcctagggcagggctgcagtcaccgtccctgcaaaTGTTCACACACCATGGAGACAAGACCCTCAGagccatgggttagtggtggccttggctgtgctgggaatggtggtactggatgagcttaaagggcttttccagcttggttgattctatgattctatggtcagGTTTGGGACCACACACCTATTTTGGTGCCATCCCCTTCACAAGGGT includes:
- the LOXL1 gene encoding lysyl oxidase homolog 1; translation: MARRGAWGLWAALGCGLCLLAAGQQQQAGGGQPWRQLIQWENNGRVYSLLNSGAEYVPAGQERPGGNRLLLAGAVTGGAGSVRRQAPAAPPRPGSETVRGQTRHPFGFGQVPDNWREGPVGDSTASQRVRPAGRSRQPSSSSSSSSFAFASAGQPAYPQFPFAPQYEPYEAPRVYDEAYTYYRSTGTGGAAVASAAAGASVVYPFQPRQRYEDYGEEQSPYRAQGYYPAAERPYVPAAPQPIDGLDRRYSHSLYHDAGGSPEQGSPDSYGNQQPGGLGIASADNLQHPPGTGYGGQYPPYEQQPPFRALEPYGVPRPEPYLPARNPEIPQAVPDSQARVSVGSVYRPSHGGRGLPDLVPDPNYVQASTYVQRAHLYSLRCAAEEKCLASTAYTPETTDYDVRVLLRFPQRVKNQGTADFLPSRPRHSWEWHSCHQHYHSMDEFSHYDLLDATTGRKVAEGHKASFCLEDTTCDFGNLKRYACTAHTQGLSPGCYDTYNADIDCQWIDITDVQPGNYVLKVQVNPKYIVLESDFTNNVVRCNIHYTGRYVSTTNCKISQS